In a genomic window of Oncorhynchus keta strain PuntledgeMale-10-30-2019 chromosome 26, Oket_V2, whole genome shotgun sequence:
- the LOC127911993 gene encoding mucin-2-like, protein MLCMPDSWLKVEERLTALLLVFIFMCWKFWIVCIINLHTELAHTLTPPDMPPGVFSQSPGPEHTYPTRHATRGLFTVPRSRTHLPHQTCHQGSFHSPQVQNTLTPPDMPPGVFSQSPGPEHTYPTRHATRGLFTVPRSRTHLPHQTCHQGSFHSPQVQNTLTPPDMPPGVFSQSPGPEHTYPTRHATRGLFTVPRSRTHLPHQTCHQGSFHSPQVQNTLTPPDMPPGVFSQSPGPEHTYPTRHATRGLFTVPRSRTHLPHQTCHQGSFHSPQVQNTLTPPDMPPGVFSQSPGPEHTYPTRHATRGLFTVPRSRTNSMKCTCYSEPYLHGTPFHLIQRK, encoded by the exons ATGCTATGCATGCCAGACTCTTGGCTAaaagttgaggaaagactgactgcatTGCTTCTTGTTTTTATATTCATGTGTTGGAAATTCTGGATTGTTTGCATAATCAACTTACACACAGAACTggcacacacacttaccccaccagacatgccaccaggggtcttttcacagtccccaggtccagaacacacttaccccaccagacatgccaccaggggtcttttcacagtccccaggtccagaacacacttaccccaccagacatgccaccaggggtcttttcacagtccccaggtccagaacacacttaccccaccagacatgccaccaggggtcttttcacagtccccaggtccagaacacacttaccccaccagacatgccaccaggggtcttttcacagtccccaggtccagaacacacttaccccaccagacatgccaccaggggtcttttcacagtccccaggtccagaacacacttaccccaccagacatgccaccaggggtcttttcacagtccccaggtccagaacacacttaccccaccagacatgccaccaggggtcttttcacagtccccag gtccagaacacacttaccccaccagacatgccaccaggggtcttttcacagtccccaggtccagaacacacttaccccaccagacatgccaccaggggtcttttcacagtccccaggtccagaacacacttaccccaccagacatgccaccaggggtcttttcacagtccccaggtccagaacacacttaccccaccagacatgccaccaggggtcttttcacagtccccaggtccagaacacacttaccccaccagacatgccaccaggggtcttttcacagtccccaggtccagaacacacttaccccaccagacatgccaccaggggtcttttcacagtccccaggtccagaacaaattcaatgAAATGTACATGTTATTCAGAGCCATAcctgcatggaactcccttccatctcatacagcgcaagtga